The Archangium primigenium genomic interval CGGGGGCTCAGAGCCCCCTCGCTCAGAGCCCCATCGCGGGCAGGGCCAGGTCGTTGCGGGGCGGACGGGACGCCAGGTAGGCGTCCTCGGCCCGGACGAAGAGGCCGCGGATGGCCGAGGCGCTCGGCGCGGAGAGCACCGCCTGGCTCAGCCGCGCGTCGCGCAGCAGCGCCGCGATGCGCGCGAGCATGCGCAGGTGGTGGCCCGCGTCCTGCTCCGGCGACACCAGCGTCACCCACAGCCGCACGGGCCGGCCGTCCCGGGCTCCGAAGTCCACGCCCTCGGGGCTCACCGCCACGCACGCCATCACCTGGCGCAGCCGCTCCACCCGGCAGTGCGGAATGGCGACGCCCTCGCCGATGGCCGTGCTGCAGAGGCGCTCGCGCAGGCTCAGTTGCTCCTCCACCTTCTTCAGGGAGGCGCCGGTGCTCGCCGCCAGCGTCCCCGCCAGCTCGTGCAGCACGCCTCCCCGGTCCCGGCTCCACAGGGTCGGGACGATACAATTCTCCGGCAGGTGCTCGGTGAAGCGCATTGGGTGCCTCCCTGAATGAGGCGGCGTCTCCGGTGCGCGCGGTGGCGCGGCGGCCGGGGCGTCAGCCTCCCCCCGACGCACATGCTCGGAATGGTCTCGCGTATCGGCAAGTCCCCCACGCCCCGGACAGAAGCGTCCGCCGGGGCGGGATGTCGGCTGGCGCACCCGAGGAAAAACAAGGACGTCCAACCAACGCGCGTCCCGCCCCTCGGGGCAGGATGGGGGCGCGGTTCAGAGGATGGACACCGAGGCGTTCCACACTTGGTAGGTGTTGATGGACGTGGCCGTATAGGTGAACGTGCCGCTCGCGTAGCCGTCCGCGAGCCACCAGCGGTAGTAGCCGATGATGGTGCTGGTGCTCGGATCCACGATGTTCTGCGTGGCCAGCTGCGTCGTGGCGTTGCCCGCCATGGTGGCCGAGCCAGAGGCGCGGTAGCCGCGCTCCTCGGTGATGACCTCCATCCACGCGCCGCCGTGGTTGAAGGCGGTGGTGCCGCCGCTGGTGACGGCCTCGCACTGGTAGGGCGTGTACACGGCCTCGAAGGCCGCCGAGCACACGGCCAGGACCACGACCTTGTACAGCTCCGGCGCGGGGCCCTGGGCCCGGACCTCGTCGGACGGCGGCGCCAGCGGGGCGCTCTCCGCCGGGTGCGCCCGCAGGGGGGACATGAGGGGCAGGGTCGCCGCCGGAGCAGGGGCCGCCTCCGCGGACGGCGCCTCCCCGGGCGCCTCGACGCCACAGCCGCCCAGCATCCACAGCCCCATCACGGCGCCAACCACGTGCTTCTTCATGCGTGTGAACCCCCGGTTCGAGCGTCACGGCAGGTGACGCGACCCACACCCAGGGCGTCGCGAGGATGCGTGGCCCGGGGCGAGGTGCGAAAGTGACTACCTGGAGGCGTCGGCGAGCGTCAGCCCGTGAACACGGGGGTGACACGTCGCGGGCGAGAGACGGACGATGAACTCGGGGTTGATCGTGGAGGACCGGCAGGATGCCCAGGAGTGGCTGCGGGCGGTGTTGATCGCGGCCTTTCCAGGCATCCAGGTGGACGTGGTGGCGAGCGTGCGCGGCGCGCTCGAGCGGCTCGCGGGGCGCTCGCCGGCCATCGCGCTGGTGGACCTGGGGCTGCCGGACGGCAGCGGGGTGGACGTGCTGCACGCGCTGCGCGAGCGCCACCCCACCACGCTGCGCATC includes:
- a CDS encoding PTS sugar transporter subunit IIA; translated protein: MRFTEHLPENCIVPTLWSRDRGGVLHELAGTLAASTGASLKKVEEQLSLRERLCSTAIGEGVAIPHCRVERLRQVMACVAVSPEGVDFGARDGRPVRLWVTLVSPEQDAGHHLRMLARIAALLRDARLSQAVLSAPSASAIRGLFVRAEDAYLASRPPRNDLALPAMGL
- a CDS encoding DUF4879 domain-containing protein, encoding MKKHVVGAVMGLWMLGGCGVEAPGEAPSAEAAPAPAATLPLMSPLRAHPAESAPLAPPSDEVRAQGPAPELYKVVVLAVCSAAFEAVYTPYQCEAVTSGGTTAFNHGGAWMEVITEERGYRASGSATMAGNATTQLATQNIVDPSTSTIIGYYRWWLADGYASGTFTYTATSINTYQVWNASVSIL